GGtcagagcaaaaaaaaaaaaaaacctaactcaAATCACGGCGgcgtgaggcggcggcgaaggcaacgAGCGGGAGgcggggaggaaggaaggaggggaggaagggagagaggcgTGCGGCGGTGGAATTATTGGGCCGCGAGGTCCACGCCTTTGTCGTGTCCCATCCTCCTACTTCGCCTACCGCTCACGCCCTACACCCCGctcaccgacatgtgggcccacccGCACGCGGGGCCACGCTGGCGGTGAGCGTTTGGCGCGCATCTTCCTTGGATGCCAAGTTGCCTTCCCTTCTTTCTTGCCGCGTAAGCAAAAATGGGGACGTCGTGAGGGAGGCAGCCACCATCCGACGGTTCACATCTGTAGTCAACGGTCTCTGCTCCAACGCCAGCCGTCCATCTAGTATTCTGCTACTAGTTCAGACTTCTtagtttttgtttcttttgcgTGCATTATTAGATTACCGGTGACGTGGCCACGGAGTAACTTCCTTTGAAGACGCTTTCTAGTCTTTATGTTTATATACCAACAGTTAGCTAAAAATTTCACAATTTGACCCTTGCAAAAACCATTTTTATAAATGAACCGCcgtcaaaacttattttaaaaatgaccttttttttttgtcagcgCCAAATCACTCGGCGCTGAACTTAGATACCTCAGTGCCATGTCAACCGGCGCTGAATGTCGTGCCATCGCGGATGGGAGACTAAGTCAGCATGCCAACGCATATTCAGCGCCACGCTATTTGGCGTTGAGGTGTCTAAGCTCAGCGCCACATGATTTGGCGCTGAACAAAAgggttatttttgaaataagttttgcggacggttcatttgtaaaaatagtttttgcaaatggtcaaattgtgaaaatttttgaacaGTTAGGCCCTGAATAGAtctcaaccaaaaaaaattttaCCCTATCACACCAAACGTTTAACATATGTatcaagtattaaatatagactaaaaataattaattacacagattgcgactaatttaagagacgaatcttttaaggccctatttctttcagcttgggattattataatccagattattaggagtaagctgaaagaaacagacaacttattgaagtagcttattatagtATGAAACCCAGCTTGCTATAAtttgataagctcatttaggtgagctttttctagattattgggtgaaaaattacccatcatgccaccccactccctatttagacttgcaaacccaataatctaggctctaataatctaggaaagaaacaactaacagcttattctactacagattataacaatctagcttatagtaatctgactcaataatctagattataataatcttaagctgaaaaaaacagggcctaagtttaACTGTtgtatgatttgacaatgtggtgctacaataaacacttgctaatgatggattaattaggtttaataaattcgtctcgcggtttactaactgattagttttttattagtgcctaaACACTCACGctatataatacctgatgtagtatatatttgCACCTGACCTGATGGAGTTTCAAAAACACATGTTTCCACTTTTTTTACTGATAGATCCAATACGTATCGTCTTTCAAAGTCTAGAAGAGCACTTTGTAGCTGATTTTCCTCCTCCTAAACTCCGCGGCTGAGGGGGAAAAATCAAcaacaaattctcaaaaaaagtTGGCTGGCtgctttattttttatcttgGTTGTATATTAGATTCTAGAAtgtctctgattttttttttaaaaaaaggttaCTATCAAATGAGTATAGTTTACATAATGACTTTGTGAATGGGACCTTTCAAGTCATTATGATTGACTATATGGTGAGCTTAAATCCTTGATAGCGAATGACTTGCGGTATGGCAATTCATTTGTAATTGTCAAGTCAGTTCTAACCTGCAGTGCATGATTTTTAGTCGTTTGATTCAATATATCTTGCATAGGAAACTAGCTAGAAATTGGTGTGAATGGCTTATAACATGAGAATCACCGTTACAGTCTCCGTTACAATCACCATGACCTCTAGGCTCTAGCTTGCCATCGACCATGGAAAACATGCCTTGTCGATGTACCGTTTACCAATTTCGCATACCCGGCCCCTCCGATCCGTTCTAAATATAAATCGatttgtcatttttttaaaattttaatcaaatttatagagaaatataatcatttttataACCCCAAATTAGTTTAGTTAAAccaaacattgaatatattttgatacgaTGTTTGTTTATTATTGAAAAcgtttatattttttatgaacttggtcaaataaagaaaatgaaagcgtcttataatataaaatagaagtaGCAACTTACATTATTTACGTATATgcttttatcaaaatttaacaATGCTTATTTAGTAGGCTTTTTGATTAATTTAGGTCTATATGTGTACCGGATAAGAGGGGACTCCTTGGATCTGGTGGTGATGTGCAAGCCTACCTGGATTTAAATCCTTCCTTCTACAAATATTTGAGGGAATATCGTTTTTTATTCAGATAGCTGGAGACATGATTTTACTGCtcgtttatattttttttaacatgtaTAAGATACACACATCATTTTATATATTAAGCAAGATAGAAAATAACAAAGGGTGCGGAATTAGAAACCCCCTTCCCCTAACACCAACATGTCTTGCAACAAAAAATATAACAAGAAAATACAACTGCAAACAAACACCCTACGACACAAAAGGGCTATAGAgtttgtgtttagttcacgccaaaattaaaagtttggttgaaattgaaatgatgtgatggaaatttttgaagtttatgtgtgtatgaaagttttaatgtgatgaaaaagttagaagtttgaagaaaaactttggatctaaacacacagCTAGAGCCAACTTCTCCTAGAGCTATGATGCTCTAGTCAAGCATCAAAGTGCACCTTCATTAACCACATCTTGAGTGACAACCGCTACACTAGGAGTTGCAATATTGAAAAAGCACAATCGGTTCTATATTTCCAAATGTCCCAAGCGACCAAGATAACGAGAGTACTAAAATATTCCTCATAGTTGTTCCTTCAACCATTAAAAATATActgtatttttttaagtacatgttTCAATTACCTTGTGTATATAAACTTAAACTTTCTGCATTTACCATAAACTCAAGAGTGTTTTATCAGGAAAATCAGAATGAATATAGTAGATAAGTGGAGATAACTAGGAGAAAAAACGAAGCGGATAGTTTTCAGCCGGTCCAGTGAAAACGAAGCATATAGTTTTCAGCCGCTCTGGTGAAAAACAAATATGGATACCATTCTGTGCGTATAATTTTTGGATAGTCTAGATACGGATACAGATACAAATATTCTTTTCtcaaatatgaatatgaatatgGTATCATAGTTTTCGATAggtatctctatctctactacttaaaaaattagaAGTGTTTCCATTGTCCGTCCGTGAAAAAAGGGCGAAACGAAATCGAATCAAATTATATGTGATGCGGTAAAAAAAATGCGacacaataaaaaaaacaaatcgaaTCCGATTCCGTACGTGAAAAACAGGGTGAAAAAAATCGGgcaaaaaaaagtccgattcaATTTGCTTCCGTTGTCCGTGAATTTTTTTCATCCGTAAATCCGATTGAAATCCAATTGGACAATccaaagaaagagaaaaggaacatgaaaaataataaaaagcgcACAAATCTTATCTCAACCCCGTGGgaagccgccgacgccgctgaaTCCGTCCGTGGGAAGTCACCATCGCCGCCGAATCCACCCGGGGGAAGCTGACGCTGTCACTCGCGGTAGGGgagggcagcgccgccgccacttgcAGCCACCAACGCCATCGGATCCTCCTAGGGGAAACCGACGCCGTCGCTCGCGATGGGGGaagggcaccgccgccgctgctgtcgcACGCGGAATGAGAgagtgccgccgccaccgccgctcgctcATTGCTGGGAGAAAGGATCAGGATCGAGAACGGGGGAACGTGAGGGTTAGGGTTTCCAATGCACATGCATCTTCAATGGTGCGCAGGCGATCCAAGCCATCTATCAAATCGAATGGCTCAGATCACCTCCGCTTCGggccgcctccatcgccgggCTGCACACACTTGATGGCCCTGCCATCAAGTGTCTACAACGCAatcagaggaggagttgggggaggcaaattagacttGATTTGCGGGCTGAGATAGTAAATCGACTGAAAATGGCCCATAGAGAAAttgggatttttatttaaataaatgctgaaatgatgtttgtattgtcaaaattagcaattaagttcCGAAAATTCCAACAACAAATTTCAAAGAGTGTTATTAATCATggttaatttaataaaaattaaatcgaACTATATCATATTATTTCGCTGCACAGGTGGGGAAATgtgccgccgccatcgctctCGGTGGGAGAGAAGAGGAATGAATTTAGGGTTAGGTATAGatttaattcattgtttatGTTTAGAACTATCTCATATAACTCCCATGGAATTATAAAATAACTATAATCATTATCATAACATTAGTTTTtttcccattgcaacgcacgagcaCTTTTTCTATAAATAATAATACAGATATCCGGTGCACAATAATATTTGGATATTCGCTGAAGGCATAAAAACATACCCCATTTCGTTCTAGCTCTAGTTCTAGTCTTTTAACATTAGTCCAcactaataattttatttaaacttttaaatatttttttataaaatatactaTATGTATTATGTGTTGTAATACCAGTTAGACATGTATTTATACCAATAATATTGTACATGTTTAGTTTATGATCAAACTTTGTGTATAAAATGAGCTTAAAATATATTATGGTATTTGTCTGTGGTTTCGTGTTCTGATAAATATTTGTTTCTGTATTTGTGTTCGATCTTATTTGTATTCAAGGTAATTTGTATTCGTTTCCGTATCTAATAAAAGAACTACGAAAACAAATCGTATGATACAGTTCGTTTTTGATATCGTAGGGGGACAATAGGCAATGATACAACGGAAGTGAAAATATATACaagagaaaatagaaaaagaaataattgggctggagatggagatggagatggagatggagggtGGGTTTGGCACAAATCCCGAAGCGCTCCGGCGACCACTCCCAACCCAGTCCCCACTAGGGTAACAACCCCCTTTCGGATTAGGTTTCTAGAAGCTTCTTCTATGcaggcgccgccgctcgcctcctcgccgtcgccggcgtggaCCGCCATCCTgcccgcgccggcgaggctctgctgctcccgccgcggcgccctccgcctcgaagCCAAGGCCGCCTGGAGGCCGGCGGCCCGAGGGCCGCGGGTGCCGGCCAAGGgcgccgtcctcgcctccgaGGTGGTGggcccctctcccctcctcgacgcgcgcaaCGAGCAAGGTTCTCTCCCCTCCATTTCCCAATCTCACAAACTCCATTCGCATTCGCATTCGCATTGCTACTTAGTATGGGGGTCGCATTGGAATCCTCGATGCATGGACATGGTTGGTTGGTGAATTGCTCGATTATTATTATCCTTATATTAGTTGTGCCTTGGATATATTGGACCTAGAAAATCACTCTACCTTTAGATGCTCTAGAATCTAGATGAGATGAAACCACGAGGTGCTCTGCTCACTTCTCGATTCCTGTCATGTGCAGAGCTCATTTTGCATATCAGAAAGGAAGTGGAGAAAGGGAAGCTGCCTGCAGATGTCGCTGCCAATCTAGAAGAGCTATACTACAACTACAAGGACGCGGTAAcatttcttcttttctatcTGCTGCAATTGCAATTAGATCATCGGCTCATATGGCCACGGGGATACTCTGCCTTATCAGGTTATGCAGAGCAGGGATCCAAATGCACACGACATCGTGCTTTCAAACATGGTGGCCCTGTTCGATTGTGTTCTGCTCGATGTAGAGGTTCTACCTCCTGTCATTATCTTCCTGATTTCCTCTGACATTTTTCTTTTATGCCCCCTTTTATACCAAGCTGCCTCCTCCTTTTGCAGAATCCGTTTACCTTTCCGCCTTATCACAAAGCTGTCAGGGAACCATTCGACTATTACATGTTTGGTCAGAACTACATTAGGCCCCTTGTAGACTATAGGTAATGCAAATCTCTTCCCCTATAGGTATCGAGGACCCTTTCAATCTTCCCCTTTTTTTGCCCATTCATGGTATTTAGTATATTTCCACACTTTGTAGCACAAATGCTTTAATCACATTTCACATAGATGGCAGATATTTCTGTCATGTCGCGCGACATGACCGTATTGTTTTGATGGGTGCAGTGAGGATATAGATACCCTGTATAGGTGAAGGCAATATTCTTTAATCAAAGCATAAGATATTACCTGCTTTCCCAGTCCTTGAAGACATTGTTGTTCCCATCCTCTCCATAAGTAGCTAGTTTTTTTAACTAATGGCTTAGTCATAGATATACCTTCAACAAGAAAAGTGATATCTATTAACACATTTTGGTTTTGCTTATTACCGTGGCATGCCGTCAAACTTGCAACATTCACATGTGTTATAATTTATCTGTATAGCTTATAGGTATGTCTTCCTTATCATGCTAACTTTTTATTTCATATGCCCAGAAATTCATATGTTGGTAATATATCCATTTTCCAAGACATGGAACAGAAGCTCCAACAGGTTAGTTCATCTAAACTCCATTGTACTATCTATTTTCTGTATTTATTTCTGATCAAACATCTTCTTTGATAATCAATCCTCTTCAACATCTTGGTGAGTGCAAGCTGCCATGGTTTAGTAAACAGAACAAACCAATAACCCATGAATCACATATCTAGGGTTAAAAGAACTAGGATAGATAGCACCCTCCAAAGACCTCTCTGGAATCGACCCTTCATTTTTTAGATGAACAGGAGAGGTAATCCTCCCAGCGTCGTTGATAGTAATATCATGATACATACTAACAGAGGTTCCCCTCCTTCCAAGGGTTTTGATATATAAGCATCAACAGCAAGAGACGGCCATAAGAAAGCTTCAACTAGATATGATCTACCTCACATCAATGTTTGATTTTTTGGTTTCATAGTTATTTAGAGATGTCTGATAGAAGAGAATGATGAGAACAAACATCATGTGCCAATTCTTATGCTTTAGTGATAAAAGTGTTTCCAGTGTATGTCAGCACATGACGTCCCTCACACCGGATGATTTTTGTGTAAGTTGCTTCTGACCTTCTGTCATTGCTGGAAGCACCCGACGCTAGGTACTTAGGTGTTTGTAGTAATTATCCTAACATACTTCTGTCATGCTTTAGAGCTGTCGAATAATTCTTTTAATTGTTTACTAAAGATTCTTATGCATTTTCTGAAATTGTTTGTTATTGTAGGGCCATAATGTTGTTCTGATGTCTAACCATCAGACAGAAGCAGATCCAGCAATCATTGCTTTGCTGCTTGAAAGAAGCAACCCATGGATCAGCGAAAACATAGTACGACAGTAATTTGGACATACTTGGATAATTTACATGTGAATCGTCATATGCTATTGACTAATCACATTATCACTAATATGCCATCTTTTGTAGGTTTATGTTGCTGGTGATAGGGTTGTTACAGATCCTCTCTGCAAGCCATTTAGTATGGGAAGGTTTTTTAATCCACCCCAGAAGCTCATATGGCTGAGTTGTCTTTTCTGTTTCTAGTGTTTCTATTGCCTGGAAATATTAATTTCATAAAGGAATTTTCTCCCTGCAGAAACCTCATTTGTGTGTACTCAAAAAAGCATATGAATGATTTTCCTGAGCTAGTTGATATGAAGAGGAGGGCAAATACTCGTAGTCTGAAGGAAATGGCTTTACTTTTACGGTATTCTTCCCTTATAGTAACATGTTAGTTTTCATCctttttacttataaatatTAGGCCTTTTTGACTTGATTGTTTAACCATGTATAATAGAACATATATAGTTAGTACTTAGTAATAGAAAATATAATACACATGCTAGTTTTATAATGTGTCAAATTTAGCACCTAGTTGCAGTGCAGTCAAGACTATTCAAGGAATTATTCTGCATTCACCATTAATCCGTCATAGATCTGAATTTGTTTCTTCTTAACGCAAACGCATGTACTTCACCTCCTTGTTACATTGGGTTGCTCATGTTTTATCTTTTATGACATGTAGTGGCGGTTCACAGATAATTTGGATAGCACCAAGTGGTGGTAGAGATCGTCCGGATCCTTTGACAGGAGAATGGCATCCGGTATGTTATCTGGCTTGGTTTTGTTGTTCCATATGATTTGATTAGCTTATCATGTTTACCAAATCTAATTTCTATTTTGTTTGCCAAATGTATAATTCCAACTTACCACTTGTCTGTATCTTGTCTGCTACTTACA
Above is a window of Oryza sativa Japonica Group chromosome 10, ASM3414082v1 DNA encoding:
- the LOC4349502 gene encoding glycerol-3-phosphate acyltransferase, chloroplastic, whose translation is MQAPPLASSPSPAWTAILPAPARLCCSRRGALRLEAKAAWRPAARGPRVPAKGAVLASEVVGPSPLLDARNEQELILHIRKEVEKGKLPADVAANLEELYYNYKDAVMQSRDPNAHDIVLSNMVALFDCVLLDVENPFTFPPYHKAVREPFDYYMFGQNYIRPLVDYRNSYVGNISIFQDMEQKLQQGHNVVLMSNHQTEADPAIIALLLERSNPWISENIVYVAGDRVVTDPLCKPFSMGRNLICVYSKKHMNDFPELVDMKRRANTRSLKEMALLLRGGSQIIWIAPSGGRDRPDPLTGEWHPAPFDASAVDNMRRLLEHSGVPGHIYPLSLLCYEVMPPPQKVEKEIGEQRVISFHGVGLSVTEEIKYSDITVHTQNVDECREKFSESLYNSVVDQYNALKSAIFRGRGADSSDSAISLSQPWR